TTTTCCGGGAAAAAAGAGGCATTGATTTGCGCCTGGGGCACCGGGCTACAGCCATCGATCCGGCGGCAAAAACCGTTACCTATCAGCAGGATGGAGGGAATAAAGGGCAGCTGGTTTATGATGAATTGCTGATTGCCACCGGGGCCCGGCCACTGGTACCGGAGGGGATCGTTCCTGGTGAGCGGGTAACAACGATTAATAATCTGCCCCAAACCAAACATCTACAGCAACTGGTGGCCGACAATAAAACATGTCGGGCGGCGGTGATCGGCGGTGGTTTTATCGGGCTGGAAATGGCTGAGGCCTTTGCCGCCCAGGGAATTGAAACCTCCCTGGTGCATCGCCGCGAGCATCTATCCCGGATGTTCGAGGAAGAGATTTCAGTCCTGATTAAAGAAAAACTGCAACATAATGGGGTCAAACTGTATTTTGGTGCACCCCTTGAAAATATTGTTGAACAAGGCGATAAAGTTCGGGTAATCAGCAGTCAGGAAGAACTGGAAGTTGATCTGGTCCTGCTGGCTCTGGGAGTACAGCCCAACAGTGAACTGGCCCGGGATGCCGGGATCGAACTTGGGGTCCGGGAGTCGATTGTGGTTGATGATCGACTGCAGACATCCAGGGAGCATATCTACGCGGCCGGGGACTGTGCCCAGGGTATGCGAATAGTGGATAACTCGCCGATTTTTTCACCGCTGGCCCTGAAAGCCAACCGTGAAGGGATGATTGCCGGACTGAATATGGCCGGTATCGATACCCTGAACCGGGGCAGCCTGGGTACAGGAATTACAAAAATTTTTGATCTTGGGATAGCCCGTACCGGTTTATCCTTTGCTGAAGCTGAAAAAGCCGGTCTGCAACCGGTAAAAAACATGATTACCAGCCGTTCCCGGGCCCGCTATTATCCTGACAGTGACCCGCTGCGGGTGCTGGTGATTGCCAGCCGTATAGACGGCCGGGTATTGGGGGCTCAGTTGGCCGGTCCTCTGGATGCCGTCAAAAGAATTGATACTTTTGCGGTCATCATTCACCAGGGTTTGAATCTTGATCAGGTGATGGAACTTGATCTGGCTTATGCTCCACCTTTTTCTCCGGTCTGGGATCCAGTCCTGCTGGCCGCCCGCATTACCAGAAAAAAACTTTAAAAAATCAAGTGTTTCAGAATTATTGTAGTACCTCCTGGTAGATTTCCATAACCCGGCTGAAAATATGGTTCCAGGTGTTTTTCTGCAGGGTTTCTTCCAGTGGCAGGCAGCAGAAAGTTTGTTGTTGCCGGGCTTCGTTTATTTGTTTATTGATTGCGTCCCGAAGATTTTGGACAAAACGGGGAAGATCATCGGCTTTGGGAACATCAGGACCGATGAGCTCCGGCAGCGGAACCAGGGAGATGACACCATCATCGAGGGCTTCGGGGGGAAAGAGATTTCGGATGCCCGGCAGCTC
This genomic stretch from Pseudomonadota bacterium harbors:
- a CDS encoding FAD-dependent oxidoreductase, with the translated sequence MVTEAKKKRIIVVGGDAAGMSAASQIKRQRPDWSVTVLEQGRYVSYAACGMPYYVEGLIDDFDQLVEITPQVFREKRGIDLRLGHRATAIDPAAKTVTYQQDGGNKGQLVYDELLIATGARPLVPEGIVPGERVTTINNLPQTKHLQQLVADNKTCRAAVIGGGFIGLEMAEAFAAQGIETSLVHRREHLSRMFEEEISVLIKEKLQHNGVKLYFGAPLENIVEQGDKVRVISSQEELEVDLVLLALGVQPNSELARDAGIELGVRESIVVDDRLQTSREHIYAAGDCAQGMRIVDNSPIFSPLALKANREGMIAGLNMAGIDTLNRGSLGTGITKIFDLGIARTGLSFAEAEKAGLQPVKNMITSRSRARYYPDSDPLRVLVIASRIDGRVLGAQLAGPLDAVKRIDTFAVIIHQGLNLDQVMELDLAYAPPFSPVWDPVLLAARITRKKL